The Rhododendron vialii isolate Sample 1 chromosome 6a, ASM3025357v1 genome includes a window with the following:
- the LOC131329578 gene encoding uncharacterized protein LOC131329578 isoform X2: MHKQTATATTKAPPGNATTTSHDDDPPYDLEFRSSVDDAWYTARVVLEAPDTLVVKFLDFYEWNDERFSAGDFRSAEAIDEFLGKVRPLSQQLQDNQCSRVIEGMTVCASFTFVTDEIKFYDAVVEAVHYVEHSFAKEEEECLCSFLLFWQHGPNEGNVTSGSIADITLIQHFSQLHSTLASFVKMAKEKVKVTSFASGSVCDANALTFKNVKLEKEDNHLSNDRKSSLSQNGLQIKNGVRQSGSFLPTREGNSRKCHEANRQDKDLGGSNMGETGNHQFILIENLELDLSPSSIMEFIHKQTSISTEAYVFPNLLSESFTRGAIVVECKKKLKKIYDFLNNPDHIVTSSRGRPWFITEKFLRCGTFRATGSLMPISQSKFKSRSIDDELKVEQRGGKEYNRAKRLREVFMDFVEHQQGLHKSLVLEEKMILQPSGEV; encoded by the exons ATGCACAAGCAAACGGCGACGGCCACCACGAAGGCCCCGCCGGGAAACGCGACCACGACGTCGCACGACGATGACCCGCCCTACGACCTCGAATTCCGTTCTTCCGTCGACGACGCGTGGTATACCGCCCGAGTCGTGCTCGAAGCCCCCGACACGCTCGTCGTGAAGTTCCTCGACTTCTACGAGTGGAACGACGAGAGGTTCTCCGCCGGGGACTTTCGCAGCGCCGAGGCCATCGACGAGTTCCTCGGGAAAGTACGGCCGCTGTCGCAGCAGTTGCAGGACAACCAGTGCTCCAGGGTCATCGAAGGGATGACGGTTTGCGCGTCGTTTACGTTCGTAACCGACGAGATCAAATTCTACGACGCCGTTGTTGAAGCG GTTCACTATGTGGAGCATTCATTTGcaaaagaagaggaggaatGTTTGTGCTCCTTCTTGCTATTCTGGCAACACGGGCCAAATGAGGGTAACGTAACGTCTGGCAGTATTGCAGACATTACCCTAATCCAGCATTTTTCGCAATTACATTCTACCCTGGCATCCTTTGTAAAGATGGCAAAGGAGAAAGTTAAGGTTACTTCATTTGCATCAGGTTCTGTTTGTGATGCTAATGCTTTAACTTTTAAAAATGTCAAGCTTGAGAAAGAAGATAATCATTTGTCAAATGACCGGAAGTCTAGTTTATCTCAAAATGGACTCCAG ATCAAGAATGGTGTTAGGCAGTCTGGTAGCTTTTTACCGACAAGAGAAG GAAACAGCAGAAAATGTCATGAAGCAAACCGTCAAGATAAAGATTTAGGAGGATCTAATATGGGAGAAACTGGCAACCACCAGTTTATATTAATTGAGAACTTGGAGCTAGATTTGTCCCCATCATCAATTATGGAATTCATTCATAAGCAGACGTCTATCTCAACAGAAGCATACGTATTTCCAAATCTATTATCAGAATCTTTCACGAGGGGGGCAATTGTAGTGGAATGTAAGAAGAAGCTTAAGAAGATATATGACTTTTTGAATAATCCTGATCACATTGTCACGTCATCAAGGGGAAG GCCTTGGTTCATAACCGAAAAGTTTTTAAGGTGTGGAACCTTTAGGGCTACTGGGAGCCTAATGCCAATATCTCAG AGCAAGTTCAAGAGCAGAAGTATCGATGATGAACTGAAGGTTGAACAAAGAGGCGGTAAAGAATACAACAGAGCCAAGCGTCTAAGGGAAGTATTCATGGATTTTGTAGAACACCAACAGGGACTTCACAAGAGTTTAGTCTTGGAGGAGAAAATGATCTTGCAGCCATCAGGTGAAGTTTAG
- the LOC131329578 gene encoding uncharacterized protein LOC131329578 isoform X1: MHKQTATATTKAPPGNATTTSHDDDPPYDLEFRSSVDDAWYTARVVLEAPDTLVVKFLDFYEWNDERFSAGDFRSAEAIDEFLGKVRPLSQQLQDNQCSRVIEGMTVCASFTFVTDEIKFYDAVVEAVHYVEHSFAKEEEECLCSFLLFWQHGPNEGNVTSGSIADITLIQHFSQLHSTLASFVKMAKEKVKVTSFASGSVCDANALTFKNVKLEKEDNHLSNDRKSSLSQNGLQIKNGVRQSGSFLPTREDTGNSRKCHEANRQDKDLGGSNMGETGNHQFILIENLELDLSPSSIMEFIHKQTSISTEAYVFPNLLSESFTRGAIVVECKKKLKKIYDFLNNPDHIVTSSRGRPWFITEKFLRCGTFRATGSLMPISQSKFKSRSIDDELKVEQRGGKEYNRAKRLREVFMDFVEHQQGLHKSLVLEEKMILQPSGEV; the protein is encoded by the exons ATGCACAAGCAAACGGCGACGGCCACCACGAAGGCCCCGCCGGGAAACGCGACCACGACGTCGCACGACGATGACCCGCCCTACGACCTCGAATTCCGTTCTTCCGTCGACGACGCGTGGTATACCGCCCGAGTCGTGCTCGAAGCCCCCGACACGCTCGTCGTGAAGTTCCTCGACTTCTACGAGTGGAACGACGAGAGGTTCTCCGCCGGGGACTTTCGCAGCGCCGAGGCCATCGACGAGTTCCTCGGGAAAGTACGGCCGCTGTCGCAGCAGTTGCAGGACAACCAGTGCTCCAGGGTCATCGAAGGGATGACGGTTTGCGCGTCGTTTACGTTCGTAACCGACGAGATCAAATTCTACGACGCCGTTGTTGAAGCG GTTCACTATGTGGAGCATTCATTTGcaaaagaagaggaggaatGTTTGTGCTCCTTCTTGCTATTCTGGCAACACGGGCCAAATGAGGGTAACGTAACGTCTGGCAGTATTGCAGACATTACCCTAATCCAGCATTTTTCGCAATTACATTCTACCCTGGCATCCTTTGTAAAGATGGCAAAGGAGAAAGTTAAGGTTACTTCATTTGCATCAGGTTCTGTTTGTGATGCTAATGCTTTAACTTTTAAAAATGTCAAGCTTGAGAAAGAAGATAATCATTTGTCAAATGACCGGAAGTCTAGTTTATCTCAAAATGGACTCCAG ATCAAGAATGGTGTTAGGCAGTCTGGTAGCTTTTTACCGACAAGAGAAG ACACAGGAAACAGCAGAAAATGTCATGAAGCAAACCGTCAAGATAAAGATTTAGGAGGATCTAATATGGGAGAAACTGGCAACCACCAGTTTATATTAATTGAGAACTTGGAGCTAGATTTGTCCCCATCATCAATTATGGAATTCATTCATAAGCAGACGTCTATCTCAACAGAAGCATACGTATTTCCAAATCTATTATCAGAATCTTTCACGAGGGGGGCAATTGTAGTGGAATGTAAGAAGAAGCTTAAGAAGATATATGACTTTTTGAATAATCCTGATCACATTGTCACGTCATCAAGGGGAAG GCCTTGGTTCATAACCGAAAAGTTTTTAAGGTGTGGAACCTTTAGGGCTACTGGGAGCCTAATGCCAATATCTCAG AGCAAGTTCAAGAGCAGAAGTATCGATGATGAACTGAAGGTTGAACAAAGAGGCGGTAAAGAATACAACAGAGCCAAGCGTCTAAGGGAAGTATTCATGGATTTTGTAGAACACCAACAGGGACTTCACAAGAGTTTAGTCTTGGAGGAGAAAATGATCTTGCAGCCATCAGGTGAAGTTTAG